From a single Kitasatospora sp. NBC_00458 genomic region:
- a CDS encoding thiamine-phosphate kinase gives MQGTVGELGEFGLIRELTARVPLTDAVDLGPGDDAAVVKAPDGRVVATTDVLIENRHFRRDWSTAYDVGRKAAAQNLADVAAMGAVPTAILLGLVAPADLPTTWATELMDGLRDECQVAGATVVGGDVVRGDTITLAITALGDLQGRAPVTRAGAQVGDVVAVTGWLGWSAAGLTVLQRGFRSPRAFVEAHRRPEPPYHAGPAGAELGATSMIDVSDGLVADLGHVAKASAVDIDLRAADFDVPAQMADIGQAVGVDPLVWVLSGGEDHAIVATFPRGVQLPARWRVVGEVVGRARAARGGRVTVDGEAWDRVGGWDHFSE, from the coding sequence ATGCAGGGGACCGTGGGCGAGCTCGGCGAGTTCGGACTCATCAGGGAGCTGACCGCCCGGGTACCGCTCACCGACGCGGTCGACCTCGGCCCGGGTGACGACGCCGCCGTGGTGAAGGCCCCGGACGGCCGGGTGGTGGCCACCACGGACGTGCTGATCGAGAACCGGCACTTCCGCCGGGACTGGTCGACCGCCTACGACGTGGGCCGCAAGGCCGCCGCGCAGAACCTGGCCGACGTGGCCGCGATGGGCGCGGTGCCGACCGCGATCCTCCTGGGCCTGGTCGCGCCCGCCGACCTGCCCACCACCTGGGCGACCGAGCTGATGGACGGGCTGCGCGACGAGTGCCAGGTGGCCGGGGCGACGGTGGTCGGCGGCGACGTGGTGCGCGGCGACACCATCACGCTGGCCATCACGGCGCTCGGGGATCTGCAGGGGCGCGCGCCGGTGACGCGCGCCGGGGCCCAGGTGGGTGACGTGGTGGCGGTCACCGGCTGGCTGGGCTGGTCCGCGGCCGGGCTGACCGTGCTGCAGCGCGGCTTCCGCTCCCCGCGGGCCTTCGTGGAGGCGCACCGCCGCCCGGAGCCCCCGTACCACGCGGGCCCGGCCGGTGCGGAGTTGGGCGCCACCTCGATGATCGACGTCAGTGACGGGCTGGTCGCGGACCTGGGCCACGTCGCCAAGGCCAGCGCGGTGGACATCGACCTGCGGGCCGCCGACTTCGACGTCCCGGCCCAGATGGCGGACATCGGGCAGGCGGTCGGCGTGGACCCGCTGGTCTGGGTGCTCTCCGGCGGCGAGGACCACGCGATCGTGGCGACCTTCCCGCGCGGGGTCCAACTGCCCGCCCGCTGGCGGGTGGTGGGCGAGGTCGTGGGCCGGGCGCGGGCGGCGCGCGGCGGCCGGGTGACGGTGGACGGCGAGGCCTGGGACCGGGTCGGCGGCTGGGACCACTTCTCGGAGTGA
- the cofC gene encoding 2-phospho-L-lactate guanylyltransferase, whose product MTQDTVRPSGPVAPAAPTAGWSLVLPLKPLARAKSRLAPFAGPHRPDLALAFALDTVTAALAAPEVSRVLVVTTDPAAGGLLAALGALVVDDEPGGGLNEALAHGAAAALAFAPHAPLAALSADLPALRPAELGRVLAAVPATGRAFLPDAPGLGTTLLACAPGSPLAPAFGDGSRARHTAGGARELRLSGVDSVRRDVDTGEDLAAALALGVGRHTRALAARLGYLPVQDAPGPPGRR is encoded by the coding sequence ATGACCCAGGACACCGTACGCCCCAGCGGGCCCGTCGCGCCCGCCGCACCCACCGCCGGCTGGTCGCTGGTGCTGCCGCTCAAGCCGCTCGCCCGGGCCAAGTCCCGGCTGGCGCCGTTCGCCGGTCCGCACCGCCCGGACCTGGCCCTCGCGTTCGCCCTCGACACCGTCACCGCCGCGCTGGCGGCCCCCGAGGTCAGCCGCGTCCTGGTGGTGACCACGGACCCGGCGGCGGGCGGACTGCTCGCCGCGCTCGGCGCCCTGGTGGTCGACGACGAACCGGGGGGCGGGCTCAACGAGGCACTGGCGCACGGTGCGGCCGCCGCGCTGGCGTTCGCCCCGCACGCCCCGCTGGCCGCACTCTCGGCGGACCTGCCGGCCCTGCGCCCGGCCGAACTGGGCCGGGTGCTCGCCGCCGTACCGGCCACCGGCCGCGCCTTCCTGCCCGACGCCCCGGGGCTGGGCACCACGCTGCTCGCCTGCGCCCCCGGCAGCCCGCTCGCCCCCGCCTTCGGGGACGGCTCGCGGGCCCGGCACACCGCCGGCGGCGCCCGCGAACTGCGGCTGTCCGGCGTGGACTCGGTCCGCCGGGACGTCGACACGGGCGAGGACCTGGCCGCGGCCCTGGCCCTCGGTGTGGGACGGCACACCCGCGCCCTGGCGGCCCGCCTCGGGTACCTGCCGGTGCAGGACGCGCCCGGGCCCCCCGGGCGGCGCTGA
- the rpmB gene encoding 50S ribosomal protein L28 → MAANCDVCGKGPGFGNSISHSHRRTPRRWNPNIQTVRAVIGRTPKRLNVCTSCIKAGKVSR, encoded by the coding sequence GTGGCTGCCAACTGCGACGTCTGCGGCAAGGGGCCGGGCTTCGGCAACAGCATCTCCCACTCTCACCGCCGTACCCCCCGTCGTTGGAACCCCAACATCCAGACGGTGCGCGCTGTGATTGGGCGGACGCCGAAGCGGCTCAACGTCTGCACCTCGTGCATCAAGGCCGGTAAGGTCTCGCGCTGA
- a CDS encoding D-alanine--D-alanine ligase family protein encodes MSIEQTSQNPSGKPRVAVVFGGRSSEHAISVSTAGSVLRAIDRDKYEVLPIGITHEGRWALVSDEPARMTITDGRLPDVAHVAESVEGQVALPLGPGSREVVWSEPGAAPKALGEVDVVFPLLHGPWGEDGTLQGLLELSGVPYVGNGVLSSAVGMDKEFTKRLLASEGLGVGSYTVVRPREWETEEGRAAVRERAAGLGLPLFVKPCRAGSSMGITKVKDLSDLDRAIEEARRHDPKLIIEAGVSGREVECAVLEFEDGPRASVPAEVLVGGDFEFYDFEAKYIDSSEVRIPAELTAAETAEIRRQAVAAFEALGCEGLARVDFFLLEDGSWMVNEINTMPGFTPISAYPKMWEASGLSYPELIDRLLQAALRRSTGLR; translated from the coding sequence ATGAGCATCGAACAGACCTCCCAGAACCCGTCCGGGAAGCCGCGCGTCGCCGTCGTCTTCGGCGGGCGCAGCTCCGAGCACGCCATCTCGGTCTCCACCGCGGGCAGCGTGCTGAGGGCGATCGACCGCGACAAGTACGAGGTGCTGCCGATCGGCATCACCCACGAGGGCCGCTGGGCGCTGGTCAGCGACGAGCCGGCCCGGATGACCATCACCGACGGCCGGCTGCCGGACGTCGCCCACGTCGCCGAGTCCGTCGAGGGCCAGGTCGCGCTGCCGCTCGGTCCGGGCAGCCGCGAGGTGGTCTGGAGCGAGCCCGGCGCCGCGCCCAAGGCGCTCGGCGAGGTCGACGTGGTCTTCCCGCTGCTGCACGGCCCCTGGGGCGAGGACGGCACCCTGCAGGGCCTGCTGGAGCTCTCCGGCGTGCCGTACGTCGGCAACGGGGTGCTCTCCAGCGCGGTGGGCATGGACAAGGAGTTCACCAAGCGCCTGCTGGCCTCCGAGGGGCTGGGCGTCGGCAGCTACACCGTGGTCAGGCCGCGCGAGTGGGAGACCGAGGAGGGCCGTGCCGCGGTCCGCGAGCGCGCCGCAGGGCTGGGCCTGCCGCTCTTCGTGAAGCCCTGCCGGGCCGGTTCGAGCATGGGCATCACCAAGGTCAAGGACCTCTCCGACCTCGACCGCGCGATCGAGGAGGCCCGCCGGCACGACCCCAAGCTGATCATCGAGGCAGGCGTCTCCGGCCGCGAGGTCGAGTGCGCGGTGCTGGAGTTCGAGGACGGCCCGCGGGCCAGCGTCCCGGCCGAGGTCCTGGTCGGCGGCGACTTCGAGTTCTACGACTTCGAGGCCAAGTACATCGACTCCTCCGAGGTGCGGATCCCGGCCGAGCTCACCGCCGCGGAGACCGCCGAGATCCGCCGCCAGGCGGTCGCCGCGTTCGAGGCGCTCGGCTGCGAGGGCCTGGCCCGGGTGGACTTCTTCCTGCTGGAGGACGGCAGCTGGATGGTCAACGAGATCAACACCATGCCCGGCTTCACCCCGATCTCGGCCTACCCCAAGATGTGGGAGGCCAGCGGGCTGTCGTACCCGGAGCTGATCGACCGGCTGCTGCAGGCGGCGCTGCGCCGCTCGACCGGCCTGCGGTAG
- a CDS encoding Lrp/AsnC family transcriptional regulator, with the protein MVQAYILIQTEVGKASAVAESISKIPGVLQAEDVTGPYDVIVRAEAETVDDLGRLVVAKVQQVEGITRTLTCPVVHL; encoded by the coding sequence GTGGTACAGGCCTACATCCTGATTCAGACCGAGGTCGGCAAGGCCAGCGCCGTGGCCGAGTCGATCTCCAAGATCCCCGGAGTCCTCCAGGCCGAGGACGTGACCGGTCCCTACGACGTGATCGTCCGGGCCGAGGCGGAGACCGTCGACGACCTCGGCCGCCTCGTCGTGGCGAAGGTCCAGCAGGTCGAGGGGATCACCCGCACCCTGACCTGTCCGGTGGTCCACCTGTAA
- a CDS encoding 6-phosphofructokinase, producing MRIGVLTSGGDCPGLNAVIRSVVHRGTDVHGDEIVGIEDGFLGLIEGRTRPVSHDDVTGLLTLGGTILGSARVQRDRIAWAVENAKTLARDIGIDALIAIGGEGTLTAAKMFSDAGLPVVGVPKTIDNDIDATDVTFGFDTAVHVATEAIDRLKTTAESHQRVMVVELMGRHTGWITLTAGMAGGAHGILIPEKPFDIEGVARMVEDRFARGKKFAIIAVAEGAAPMPGTMRFDHGEVDRFGHRTFGGIGNRLANELENLLGKEARPVILGHTQRGGTPTARDRVLATRFGWHAVEAVHQGAFGHFTALRRGEIRLVPVAEAVTRLKTVPEDRWAESEAVL from the coding sequence ATGCGTATCGGTGTCCTGACCAGCGGCGGCGACTGCCCCGGCCTGAACGCGGTGATCCGCTCCGTGGTGCACCGGGGCACCGATGTGCACGGCGACGAGATCGTCGGCATCGAGGACGGCTTCCTCGGCCTGATCGAGGGCCGCACCCGTCCGGTCTCCCACGACGACGTCACCGGCCTGCTGACCCTCGGCGGCACCATCCTCGGCTCGGCCCGGGTCCAGCGCGACCGGATCGCCTGGGCGGTGGAGAACGCCAAGACCCTCGCCCGCGACATCGGCATCGACGCGCTGATCGCGATCGGCGGCGAGGGCACGCTCACCGCCGCCAAGATGTTCAGCGACGCCGGACTCCCCGTGGTCGGCGTGCCGAAGACCATCGACAACGACATCGACGCCACCGACGTCACCTTCGGCTTCGACACCGCGGTGCACGTCGCGACCGAGGCGATCGACCGGCTGAAGACCACCGCAGAGTCCCACCAGCGCGTCATGGTGGTCGAGTTGATGGGCAGGCACACCGGCTGGATCACCCTCACCGCCGGCATGGCCGGCGGTGCGCACGGCATCCTGATCCCGGAGAAGCCGTTCGACATCGAGGGCGTGGCCCGGATGGTCGAGGACCGGTTCGCCCGCGGCAAGAAGTTCGCCATCATCGCCGTCGCCGAGGGCGCCGCGCCGATGCCCGGCACCATGCGCTTCGACCACGGCGAGGTCGACCGGTTCGGCCACCGCACCTTCGGCGGGATCGGCAACCGGCTGGCCAACGAGCTGGAGAACCTGCTCGGCAAGGAGGCCCGCCCGGTCATCCTCGGCCACACCCAGCGCGGCGGCACCCCGACCGCCCGCGACCGGGTGCTCGCCACCCGCTTCGGCTGGCACGCGGTGGAGGCCGTCCACCAGGGCGCGTTCGGCCACTTCACCGCACTGCGCCGGGGCGAGATCCGGCTGGTGCCGGTCGCCGAGGCGGTCACCCGGCTCAAGACCGTGCCCGAGGACCGCTGGGCGGAGTCGGAGGCGGTGCTCTGA
- a CDS encoding DAK2 domain-containing protein, with the protein MLHTLDAPAVRSWCRLALRALGQAREEIDALNVYPVPDGDTGTNLYLTVESAAAEVESRFADPGEGPAPDLAETARAMARGALVGARGNSGVILAQWLRGTAETLAEGGGADQLRAALQRAADSAYQAVAEPVEGTLLTVARVAAREAGRAGAGLGQVADTAYRAAREALRHTPEQLAVLAENGVVDAGGRGLVAVLGALADAVAGHQPMGPVALRDDLHLVDSCAGHVRPPGPGHPAFEVIYLLDAPDGALPALRERLAALGDSLVVGGGDGLWNVHVHVDDAGAAVEAGVEAGRPHQIRITHFAEAAARAGTAADRGETEQRTRAVLSVVSGEGLAELCEQAGAVVLHAEPGRPPASAELTAAVRRAAAREVVLLLNDPELRAAAGAAADQLREEGVRIAVLPTRSPVQGLAALAVHESARRFDEDVVAMTSAAGATRYAELAVAEGESWTMAGVCQAGDVLGLIDGDVAVIGTGLAEVGTSVLDRMLGAGGELVTLILGEGAPGGLADLLVAHARHRRPEVDAVVFHGGQESAPLLIGVE; encoded by the coding sequence GTGCTGCACACGCTCGACGCCCCGGCCGTGCGCAGCTGGTGCCGGCTGGCCCTGCGCGCGCTCGGCCAGGCCCGCGAGGAGATCGACGCACTCAACGTCTACCCCGTCCCGGACGGGGACACCGGCACCAACCTGTACCTGACCGTGGAGTCGGCCGCCGCCGAGGTGGAGAGCCGGTTCGCCGACCCGGGGGAGGGCCCGGCACCGGACCTCGCCGAGACCGCCCGGGCGATGGCCCGCGGCGCGCTGGTCGGCGCCCGCGGCAACTCCGGCGTGATCCTCGCCCAGTGGCTGCGCGGAACCGCCGAGACGCTGGCCGAGGGCGGCGGCGCCGACCAGCTGCGGGCCGCCCTCCAGCGGGCCGCCGACTCCGCCTACCAGGCCGTCGCCGAGCCGGTCGAGGGCACCCTGCTCACCGTCGCCCGGGTCGCCGCCAGGGAGGCGGGCCGGGCCGGTGCCGGGCTCGGACAGGTCGCCGACACCGCGTACCGGGCCGCCCGGGAGGCGCTCCGGCACACCCCCGAACAGCTCGCCGTGCTCGCCGAGAACGGCGTGGTGGACGCCGGCGGCCGCGGCCTGGTCGCCGTCCTCGGCGCGCTCGCCGACGCGGTGGCCGGACACCAGCCGATGGGCCCGGTCGCGCTGCGCGACGACCTCCACCTGGTGGACAGCTGCGCCGGACACGTCCGCCCGCCCGGGCCCGGCCACCCCGCCTTCGAGGTCATCTACCTGCTGGACGCCCCCGACGGGGCGCTGCCCGCACTGCGCGAACGGCTGGCCGCACTCGGCGACTCGCTCGTGGTCGGCGGCGGCGACGGGCTCTGGAACGTCCACGTCCACGTGGACGACGCGGGCGCCGCCGTCGAGGCCGGGGTCGAGGCCGGGCGGCCGCACCAGATCCGGATCACCCACTTCGCCGAGGCCGCCGCCCGGGCCGGCACCGCCGCCGACCGCGGCGAGACGGAGCAGCGCACCCGCGCGGTGCTCTCGGTGGTCTCCGGCGAGGGCCTGGCCGAACTCTGCGAGCAGGCCGGCGCGGTCGTCCTGCACGCCGAACCGGGCCGCCCCCCGGCCAGCGCCGAACTCACCGCCGCCGTCCGGCGGGCCGCCGCCCGCGAGGTCGTGCTGCTGCTCAACGACCCGGAGCTGCGGGCCGCCGCCGGCGCCGCCGCCGACCAGCTGCGCGAGGAGGGCGTCCGGATCGCCGTCCTGCCAACCCGGTCGCCCGTCCAGGGCCTGGCCGCGCTCGCCGTGCACGAGAGCGCCCGCCGCTTCGACGAGGACGTGGTCGCCATGACCTCGGCGGCCGGCGCCACCCGGTACGCCGAACTGGCCGTCGCCGAGGGGGAGTCCTGGACCATGGCCGGGGTCTGCCAGGCCGGCGACGTGCTCGGGCTGATCGACGGGGACGTCGCGGTGATCGGCACCGGACTGGCCGAGGTCGGCACCAGCGTGCTGGACCGGATGCTCGGCGCCGGCGGCGAACTCGTCACCCTGATCCTCGGCGAGGGCGCCCCCGGGGGGCTGGCCGACCTGCTGGTCGCGCACGCCCGGCACCGGCGGCCCGAGGTGGACGCGGTGGTGTTCCACGGCGGCCAGGAGTCGGCGCCGCTGCTCATCGGCGTGGAGTGA
- a CDS encoding HU family DNA-binding protein, which translates to MNKAQLVEAVAEQLGGRKAAAEAVDAVLDTMVRAVVAGDRVSVTGFGTFEKVERSARFARNPQTGEKVKVKKTSVPRFRPGQGFKDLVSGSKKLPKEGPSVKKAPKGSLTPGKSGVAATPAAKRAATKRAATAAAAAAPAKKAAAKKTATTAAAKKTTATAAKKATATKKATTTAAAKKTTATATKKTATTAAKKTATTAAAKKTTATAAKKTTATAKKTAPAKKTATRKTTARKTSAK; encoded by the coding sequence GTGAACAAGGCTCAGCTTGTCGAAGCGGTGGCCGAGCAGCTGGGCGGTCGCAAGGCTGCCGCAGAGGCCGTCGACGCAGTGCTCGACACCATGGTCCGCGCCGTCGTGGCCGGTGACCGGGTGTCGGTCACCGGTTTTGGCACCTTTGAGAAGGTGGAGCGCTCCGCGCGCTTCGCCCGCAACCCGCAGACCGGCGAGAAGGTCAAGGTCAAGAAGACCTCGGTGCCCCGCTTCCGTCCCGGTCAGGGCTTCAAGGACCTGGTCAGCGGCAGCAAGAAGCTGCCGAAGGAAGGCCCCTCGGTGAAGAAGGCGCCCAAGGGCTCCCTCACCCCGGGCAAGAGCGGTGTCGCCGCGACCCCGGCCGCCAAGCGCGCCGCCACCAAGCGCGCCGCCACGGCCGCCGCTGCCGCCGCCCCGGCGAAGAAGGCCGCCGCCAAGAAGACGGCCACCACGGCCGCCGCGAAGAAGACCACCGCGACCGCCGCCAAGAAGGCGACCGCCACCAAGAAGGCCACCACCACCGCCGCCGCGAAGAAGACCACCGCGACCGCGACCAAGAAGACGGCGACCACCGCCGCGAAGAAGACGGCCACCACGGCCGCCGCGAAGAAGACCACGGCGACCGCCGCCAAGAAGACGACCGCGACCGCCAAGAAGACGGCTCCGGCGAAGAAGACCGCCACCCGCAAGACCACCGCGCGCAAGACCAGCGCGAAGTAG
- a CDS encoding NAD(P)H-dependent glycerol-3-phosphate dehydrogenase, giving the protein MTRCAVFGTGSWGTAFAMILADAGCEVTLWGRRPELVDAIHGTHVNPDYLPDVPLPPSIRATTDPSVALAGADFAVLAVPSQTLRENLAAWAPLIEPQTVLVSLMKGIELGTAKRMSEVIGEVTGVGQERVAVVSGPNLAPEIANRQPAASVVACTDESVAKRFQAACHTPYFRPYTNTDVIGCELGGAVKNVIGLAVGMANGMGLGDNTKATLITRGLAETTRLGLALGADAHTFAGLAGMGDLVATCSSPLSRNNTFGTNLGRGMSLAETIAATRQTAEGVKSCESVLDLARRNGVDMPIVEAVVDVVHNGRPTQEVLQALMSRSAKPERR; this is encoded by the coding sequence GTGACGCGATGCGCCGTGTTCGGAACGGGTTCCTGGGGCACCGCGTTCGCGATGATCCTCGCGGACGCCGGCTGCGAGGTGACCCTCTGGGGCCGTCGGCCGGAGCTGGTGGACGCGATCCACGGCACCCACGTCAACCCCGACTACCTGCCGGACGTCCCGCTGCCCCCGTCGATCCGGGCCACCACGGACCCCTCGGTGGCGCTGGCCGGAGCCGACTTCGCCGTGCTCGCGGTGCCCTCGCAGACGCTCCGCGAGAACCTGGCCGCCTGGGCGCCGCTGATCGAGCCGCAGACCGTGCTGGTGAGCCTGATGAAGGGCATCGAGCTCGGCACCGCCAAGCGGATGAGCGAGGTCATCGGCGAGGTCACCGGTGTCGGACAGGAGCGCGTGGCCGTCGTCAGCGGCCCCAACCTGGCCCCGGAGATCGCCAACCGGCAGCCCGCCGCGAGCGTCGTCGCCTGCACCGACGAGTCGGTCGCCAAGCGGTTCCAGGCGGCCTGCCACACGCCGTACTTCCGGCCGTACACCAACACCGACGTGATCGGCTGCGAGCTGGGCGGCGCGGTGAAGAACGTGATCGGCCTGGCCGTCGGCATGGCCAACGGCATGGGTCTCGGCGACAACACCAAGGCGACGCTGATCACCCGCGGGCTGGCCGAGACCACCCGGCTGGGGCTGGCGCTCGGCGCGGACGCGCACACCTTCGCCGGGCTCGCCGGGATGGGCGACCTGGTGGCGACCTGCTCGTCGCCGCTGTCCCGCAACAACACCTTCGGCACCAACCTGGGCCGGGGGATGTCGCTCGCGGAGACCATCGCGGCGACCCGGCAGACCGCGGAGGGCGTGAAGTCCTGCGAGTCGGTGCTCGACCTGGCCCGGCGCAACGGCGTCGACATGCCGATCGTCGAGGCGGTGGTGGACGTCGTGCACAACGGCCGCCCCACCCAGGAGGTCCTGCAGGCGCTGATGTCCCGCTCCGCCAAGCCGGAGCGGCGGTGA
- a CDS encoding lysophospholipid acyltransferase family protein has translation MARRSYASFGNADYGIWYRFAAVLVKPVTTALVKPDWRGWEHLPKEGGFIAAVNHNSVIDPVVYAHWQYNSGRPPRILGKSSLFSVPFIGFMLRKTGQIPVFRESTDAAQAFRAAIDAVDGGQCVQFYPEGTLTRDPDLWPMTGKSGVARVALMTGAPVIPVAHWGAHEIIPPYGRGGSGKGRFNLFPRHRVTVAAGPAVDLSRYQGQELTAQVLRDATEDIMTAITAVLAEIRGEEPPAERYDMREAARHRAAAAAARRQKAAGRAGDEAEEAGK, from the coding sequence GTGGCCCGCCGCTCGTACGCCAGCTTCGGCAACGCCGACTACGGCATCTGGTACCGCTTCGCGGCCGTGCTGGTGAAGCCGGTGACGACCGCCCTGGTGAAGCCCGACTGGCGGGGCTGGGAGCACCTCCCGAAGGAGGGCGGCTTCATCGCCGCGGTGAACCACAACTCGGTCATCGACCCGGTGGTCTACGCGCACTGGCAGTACAACAGCGGACGGCCCCCGCGGATCCTCGGCAAGTCCTCGCTGTTCTCCGTGCCGTTCATCGGGTTCATGCTCCGCAAGACCGGCCAGATCCCGGTCTTCCGCGAGTCGACCGACGCCGCGCAGGCCTTCCGGGCCGCGATCGACGCGGTCGACGGCGGTCAGTGCGTGCAGTTCTACCCGGAGGGCACGCTCACCCGGGACCCGGACCTGTGGCCGATGACCGGCAAGAGCGGGGTGGCCCGGGTCGCGCTGATGACCGGCGCACCGGTCATCCCGGTGGCGCACTGGGGCGCGCACGAGATCATCCCGCCGTACGGCAGGGGCGGCTCCGGGAAGGGCCGGTTCAACCTCTTCCCGCGCCACCGGGTGACGGTGGCGGCCGGGCCGGCCGTCGACCTGAGCAGGTACCAGGGCCAGGAGCTGACCGCGCAGGTCCTCCGGGACGCCACCGAGGACATCATGACGGCGATCACCGCGGTGCTGGCCGAGATCCGCGGCGAGGAGCCGCCCGCCGAGCGGTACGACATGCGGGAGGCGGCCCGGCACCGGGCCGCCGCGGCGGCGGCCCGCAGGCAGAAGGCGGCCGGACGGGCCGGCGACGAGGCCGAGGAGGCCGGCAAGTGA
- the thiD gene encoding bifunctional hydroxymethylpyrimidine kinase/phosphomethylpyrimidine kinase: protein MSLPSSAPAPAGPSTAPPRVLTVAGSDSGGGAGIQADLKAMLALGVHGMSVITAVTAQNSLGVQGYWELPAEAVRAQFRSVVDDIGVQAVKTGMLASIELVETVAELLAPVGAPVVVDPVGVSKHGDALLAAEAVATVREKLLPVATLATPNLHEVTQLTGRTVENEAQMVDAAKALLDLGPRWVLVKGGHLEGEAADLLYGGAGEEHWYRAPRYDNRHTHGTGCTLASAIASGLAKGEPLPEAVASAKEYITGAIAGGFALGGGIGPVDHAWRWR from the coding sequence ATGTCCCTCCCGTCCTCCGCCCCCGCTCCCGCCGGCCCCTCCACCGCGCCCCCGCGCGTCCTCACCGTGGCCGGCTCCGACTCCGGCGGCGGCGCCGGCATCCAGGCCGATCTCAAGGCGATGCTCGCCCTCGGCGTCCACGGCATGAGCGTGATCACCGCCGTCACCGCGCAGAACTCGCTCGGCGTCCAGGGCTACTGGGAGCTGCCCGCCGAGGCCGTCCGGGCCCAGTTCCGCAGTGTGGTGGACGACATCGGCGTCCAGGCCGTGAAGACCGGCATGCTCGCCTCCATCGAACTGGTGGAGACCGTCGCCGAACTGCTGGCGCCCGTCGGCGCACCCGTCGTCGTCGACCCGGTCGGCGTCTCCAAGCACGGCGACGCACTGCTCGCCGCCGAGGCCGTCGCGACCGTCCGCGAGAAGCTGCTCCCGGTCGCCACCCTCGCCACGCCCAACCTCCACGAGGTGACGCAGCTCACCGGCCGGACCGTGGAGAACGAGGCGCAGATGGTGGACGCGGCCAAGGCGCTGCTGGACCTCGGCCCGCGCTGGGTGCTGGTCAAGGGCGGCCACCTGGAGGGCGAGGCGGCCGACCTGCTGTACGGCGGCGCGGGGGAGGAGCACTGGTACCGGGCGCCGCGCTACGACAACCGGCACACCCACGGCACCGGCTGCACGCTGGCCAGCGCGATCGCCTCCGGGCTGGCCAAGGGCGAGCCGCTGCCGGAGGCGGTGGCCTCCGCGAAGGAGTACATCACCGGCGCGATCGCCGGCGGATTCGCGCTCGGCGGCGGGATCGGCCCGGTCGACCACGCCTGGCGCTGGCGCTGA
- a CDS encoding DUF3515 domain-containing protein — protein sequence MTREPRVPRFLAALPAPVRWLAVPLALTCTVVVLIGSWGTPEKIEIPQPSARAAGYCRALAAALPQELLGHPRKDPKPASPYVAAWGAPPQRIVLRCGVPHPEALVDEKQAEITPTFNDVTWWPEPLKDGGYRLTVTQRAAFVELTVPRGATPNPLEAGAALSEAVAATVP from the coding sequence GTGACCCGAGAACCCCGTGTCCCCCGCTTCCTGGCGGCACTGCCGGCCCCGGTCCGGTGGCTGGCGGTGCCGCTCGCGCTGACCTGCACCGTGGTGGTGCTGATCGGCAGCTGGGGCACGCCCGAGAAGATCGAGATCCCCCAGCCGTCCGCCAGGGCGGCCGGCTACTGCCGGGCACTGGCCGCCGCGCTCCCCCAGGAGCTGCTCGGGCACCCCCGCAAGGACCCGAAGCCCGCCTCCCCGTACGTCGCCGCCTGGGGCGCCCCGCCGCAGCGCATCGTGCTGCGCTGCGGCGTGCCGCACCCGGAGGCGCTGGTCGACGAGAAGCAGGCGGAGATCACGCCGACGTTCAACGACGTCACCTGGTGGCCGGAGCCGCTGAAGGACGGCGGCTACCGGCTCACCGTCACCCAGCGCGCGGCCTTCGTCGAGCTGACCGTCCCCCGCGGGGCCACCCCCAACCCGCTGGAAGCCGGCGCGGCCCTCTCCGAAGCGGTGGCGGCCACCGTCCCCTAG